In Neofelis nebulosa isolate mNeoNeb1 chromosome 13, mNeoNeb1.pri, whole genome shotgun sequence, the genomic stretch GCAGGAACGGCTTAGTTCAGGTACTTACACAATTCTTGATGTTGAGGTCAGCCCCGTACATAATTAGGAGTCTGATCATCTTGTAACGGTTCAGCCTCACGGCGTCGTGCAGAGGGGTATCTCCTTCCTAGAGAAGCAGAGTCAACAGGCTAAAGGTGGACCTGAGGCCAGGAAGTGAGTCCCACAAGGGCACCTAGCTTGGGGAGGGATTCCAGATAAGTGAGGGACGAAGTTGCAGGAGGCGGAGCTTGGCCCAGGTACTCACTCGGTCTTTGGCGTTGAGGTCCGCCTCACAGGCGATGAGATGCTCTGCACACTCGTAGTGACCGGTCCTCACCGCCACGTGCAGTGCTGTGCTGAGCAACTGGGAAATTGAAGAATGCAACCGATTCGCTGGGTGCGGGGACAGAGGCCATCCCAGACCCCAAAGCATGTGGGAGGGGGACAAGTGGCCACTCTGGTGTCCCACACAGCCTGAGCTTCCAGCTGACCCAAACGGTGAGGTGGCTttgggaaagaaaggggaaggggaggaaggtggtggaggggaggagcAAGAAGAGGAGGAATACCTTATCCCGAGCACTGATTTTTGCTCCTTTGTTCAGCAGCAATTTTAAGACATCCAGGTTTCCTCCGCGGCTTGCCCAGTGGATGGCTGTGGATTCAAGCTATAGCAGAAGGTAAAGGGGTGCGACTTAATGTAAAGAAGAACTGGTCAGAGGAATTAGTGCTTGGTTCTGAGGGCCAGAAATACCCGATTTGCTAAGGCATCCACGGTGACACTGGATTGTCCCCCTCTGGGTTGCTAATTCTAAGTATTGTAGCAGAAGGCTCTGGCCAGATGCATTCGCTAAACTGGACGTGTGTGGACGTGAGTGTATGCAGTcctatgtgtgtatctgtgtgcatgTATTTGCATCGTTAGAAAACTCAAATCtaacaaatcttttttctttcttttttttttttctttttggtaaaagCATGAAAACTACAACTTTTGGAGAATTTCCACTTGCCAGAAAGGTGCTACACACTTTCAATGGGTTGGTCCTCCCAGCAGGTGTGACTGCCCTCATGTTGCAGGTGAGCAAACCAAGTCTCCCAAATAGTCAAGTTTTTTGCCCGAGGAAACGCAGTTAGCAAGTATCAGAATAGATATTCAAACCCACATCTGCCCGGAACTTTCAGCCACTTTTGCCAAATAGACTCAGAAGTTCTagacaaatgcattttaaaattctggcaGAATGCAAGTAGTCCCTTCCAAGATTTTAATCTGGAGCTGTCACCTCTTCCTGTGTCCCTGTTGTTTTGTCTCATCTCTTGCTGGTTGTCTGCTGTCATCTGCACCAGCACAGCCTCTGTAACTCAGCTGCCACCGCCGGTGGTCACTGCACACTGCCCTTACTCTTAGGAGctgccctcttccccactctggtATATTCCTGGCCTTCCAAATCACACACTCAAGAatttgagcgtcttttcatgcaaactttatttattttttattgttcttctgTGTGTTCGTCTTTTGGGTTCAATTTCGTTCAAGttctttggactttttttttttaatatcccttTTCCACTTTGCTATAAAGTCAAATTGAgttgcatttaaataaataaagcctattCCCAGCTCAATCTGCAGTTCATGAACTATGCTGTCTGCTGGTCTTTGTAGAAATCACGGTGGTTGAGTTATTGAGGTCTGAATAGCAGCTACTTTCCATAGATGCAATTCATTCCGTAGGCAGTTTAGCCCCCAACCTCACTGATGGCATCTATCATATAAGGTGTACAGCTAGAGAATTCTGACACGTTGCTGGCAGCCACGGGGCCATGAGCAGACTGCCGTGGATAATGGAAGGACAGGGACACTGAGAGGCAAGTGCTGACTGTATTACTTCTCAGTAATGCTACTGACTTGATACTGACCCAACTCTCTGATGAGGATATTGAATTCCGTGCAGAGGctttcacttccttcttttccctggaACACTCCTCTGCTTTTCAGTATGTATGGAAAATACTTTCCACATGACCTAGTCCCATCTCCCAACTTCCCTTTGTATGGAGAAATGAGCTTTCGCCCTGTTCTCTCAGATCAATTTTCAATCCAATCAACCCCGGTTTTCATTGTAGGTTTTCACGAGCTTTCGTATAGTCTACTTATTTTGGCTCATTTCcaaacaaagaaatatatttacCATATCACGGAATTCGATCTGGGCTCCAGCTTCCATTAACTTCTCCACAATTGCCAAGTGTccttctaagcaggctctgtgaagGGCTGTCCGTTTATACTGTCAgaatagagatttaaaaagagagacagcgATGCATATAAAAATGAGCATAAATCCTTCTAAGGGCTGTGGAGCTGGGGACTCCAGTGACCTAATTAATAGAAACTCGAGTGCTTCTTTTGGAATTAGAAATGTCAAATTTACTAAAATTGCAGAACTAGAACAATTATCCTACAAATGAGGTTTGAGTTTCCTACAGGTACATTTCTAAGCCCTCAGAGGTCTATGTGGAGGGATATGAATTTAAAGTTCAAAACTACCTACATGCTGACATTTCCCTTTCTTGAATTCTGTGCCTTCATTGTTTGTGTAGAATTTGCCATGCAGATCAGATGGCTTTCTTCCATCTGGGACTGTTGCTAGGTTGAATATCAAAAAgcattcaattcttttttaagaGATTGGGGGgagggttaagcctctgacttcagctcaggtcatgatcttgtggttcgtgggttcaagccccatgtcaggctctgtgctgacagttcagagcctggagcctgcttctgattctgtgtctccctctctctctgttcctcccctactcgcgcgctctctctctctctctctctccctcaaaaataaataaacattaaaaaacaattaaaaaaaaatggaggagtCATTTTTAGTTCACCTCCTGAAATGATTCTCCAGCCAGGAAAGGATGCAAAAAGGAGTAGAAGAAGGCTTTGTATGAATGGATTCATAGCCTATTTGGCCTAGAACAATTGTTGGCATTATTCACTCCAGTGTGCTctatttacagataaggaaactgaggtctagaaAAAGCAAATTAGCTGCCAAAAATCAAATAGCCAAGTAGTGAAAGAGCCACCACTTGAACTCCAGTCCACAGATTCCTTGTGTAAGGCTGATGTGTTTGGGTCCAATCAAGGATGatgctgaggtgcctgggtggctcagacagttaagtgtccaactctcggtttcagctcaggtcatgcatgatctcgtggtttgtgagctcgcgccccatatcaggctctgagctgacagtgcagagcctgtttgggaatctctctctgcccctcccccacttgcacacatgctctctctctctctcaaaataaataaataaacaaaaaagttattaaaaaaaaaaaaaagatgatgctgTTATGTATTTCTCCAAAAGGGATTCGTTGGCCCTGCCTTATTAAAAGACTATCCCAGGAATATAAAAAGTTCTAGACAAACTGAAAAAGCAGTCAgaagtaccaaaaaaaaagatgcaatccACAGCGCTAATCCAGCCTCTTTTTTCTGGACTGCCGTGCTATCCTAATATGCTATCCGCATATGTGGTAACAGCTGGGGAAACTGTTTCAGGTGGATTGGTTTTTGGCATCATGTTAGCAAGGCTGAAGTTAAGCATAAGAAACACAAAATTAATGAGCTGGATTTTGCAGCGCTTTGTGTAAGCCTTACCTCATCACAGACATCTGGATTGTTCTTGTCTGACAAGAATTTTTCTACTACTGGCAGCTTATTCTCCAGGGCAGCCTTCAGGAACCTAGGTACATCCACAGGTTCCGTCTAAAGCCAAAAAAATAACGTGAGAGTTACCGCGAGCTTTCCAGCATTCGCCCAAACCCTCCACAGATATTTCTTCCCCTGTAGCATAATGCCAGACGTGTAGTACCACCAAAAGCAGACAGTCCTTACAATGATTTCAGGTTCAGGTTCCTTCACGACCGAAACTTTAGTCttcctgtattttttccttttcttcagctGAATGATTATTTCAAGGTCTTCTAAATTTTCAAGCTTTGATCTTTGTTctagttttttcttcttgagctaaaaaagaaatccatatttcaaaatatggtGAGTTCTACTGACAGGCATTCTGGTTGTGCCTAAACAAAATTGTGCAAGGTCTGAGAGAAGTATGTGAACAGTTtgagcaaaaaaagagaagaaacaaaacaactttaaaacTAATCTTTGATTTTGACTTAGTGACTTCTTACTCAAGTGTTTGGGGTCTAATCTTTCAGCTAATTGCCTTCACCTTCGTATCTCTTGTTTGTAGTTTTTGACTAATTGGAGATAGGATCTAGTCTATAAGTGACGATCTTGTAACCCTTTCCATAAACAAACCCCAGATTTCTGTAGACTTTTTTATTTAACTCAAAAGAATCCAACAGTAAGCGTTAAGCCCTGAAATATCAATGCCAATCTCTTTCAGGTGGCTTAGTAAGAAACCGACTGTCCTGGGACTACTGCTAACTAATGCATGCTTTTTCTGCGATTAGTAAGCGATGCAAATTCACCCAGCAACACAGAATTTGTCAACACAGATAGTAAACGCAGCCAAACAATGATTCATGGACCACAAGCCACATTACTGAGAAAAAGAGGTCTCTCTTGCTTCGGACTACCTAGACCGTGTATGACATCAGAAAGTCACTGGACATGTTTCTCTTTCCAAGTCTTTCAAGCAGAAGATGATCATAGAACAGTCTCTCATTGATTTGGAATCCAGAGGTCATAGTCTTGCTAAAGAATTAGTTCCTACAACCTGTCCTATAAAAGTGGCCTCTTTATGGATTTGAATTTGGCGGAGAAAACATCTTTGGAACGGCTGCTTTTATTtggttctctcttttctccttcctgcctggCACCTCTTTCCTCTGTCCCGTCCCCAACTTCCCATTAGTGGAATCCAGGGAATCTCCTTACCTCTGCCTCTCGCTCTTTCTCAATCTTCCACTGCTGTTCCCCCAGGCTCAGGGAGTGGGCTGGAAGTGTTTTCAGGTCCTCTTGTTTCTCTACGGTAACAGCAGCTTCATACTCCCCATCTCTGAAATCCTCGGGAAGGAACTCCCCAGTCTCTCCGCTGTTGTTCTTCTTCCCCGTAACCTATGAGGGAAGAAAACTGTAGTGTCAGAAGCAGCAAGATCTGTCCTGGAGTCATTCTTCGAAGAGGATGCTGCAGGAGGGCTCTGGTCCTCCCTGGCTGGTGACAGCCTCCTCTGTGAGATGTGCTTTCAGATCCCGGGCTGGGACACACTGCGGCAGGATTCTAGGATTACCTTCAGGTGATCGTCCTCTTTAGCTAAATCAAGGCTTAGATTAGGTTGATATGTTTAAACCCACTTTGAACCCACTCAATCCCATTTCTCCTAGGAAAACTGCCACCCCTCcatgattatttaaaattcttccgTGATTATTTAAAATTCCTCCATTCATAATTTCTTCCAATTCCTCCATGACATTTGGCCTTGAGTTGTAAAGTTTCCAGACATATCCTCACAGTAAAACTTCTTCCCTGAGGCATCCTCATACCTGCCTGTGAATCTGCGCTTTGGTAAGAAAACCAAAGGAGAAGATAATAAATCGGAAATAGAGACCTCATTACTACCAGCtccatttttccagtttcacttaTTTCATCACATAAGCCAACCATTTTCCGTAGATGACATCAGAGTCCCTGCGCATCATGCCTGAATAAAAGgacatttctattttcaaatacaaatcaagaccgaACGGATTTTCGCTGCGAAATGATAACGTGTCTTACGTACCAGCTCTTCTACCTTCATCACCATCATGTCTGCCTGAGGTTCGGTTTGTCTGTGTGTTTATTCCCCCGTGGAATGAATCCCTTGAGTCGGCCCTGCCGAGCCCCTCCACCCCGGCCAGCTTATATAGAGAGGGCTGGGTGAGATAATCTTCCAACCTGGGAACCCAAGTAACAGCCCGGCCCCCACCCGTGGCCAACTCAGAGGCAGGTGAATTTTCATTCCAGACTCAGTGTCTGGGAAGCCGAAGAGGGAGGGGATGACCAGTAACCCCACTTAATAtgtgaatcaggaagaaatgtgAGAGGGCCATTCCTTTGGCGGTGACCACACCGCTCAGCAATGCAAGCCATCTATTTATCGAGAAGCCAGGGGACAGCTGTCTGTTGCTATTGCACCACAGCACTGCTCCTGTTCCTTCTTTGTCAGCTTTCATATGACTAACCCtatcaagaaaatgtaaatgccCTGCATATCACACTGCCAATAATATCTTGCTGATAACCAGACTTATCAACACTTCACTTGGGGGAAGTGTTGCTTCAGGACATCCTATTCGTGGGTAAACAGTCTGAGAGGAAAGGATCCGGGGTTCTAATGGCCCTTGTCTAtatctgtttggaattctctggaGTGATGTCTGGGGCTAAAAAGGCCCCATGACATGCCATCTTACCATCATTGTAAGAAATTGAAAGCATTCAGTGATGCACTTTTATTTCATGGTGTCACTGGCCATAATTAGCACATTACGTGCTCGCTGTCTTCTAAAACTGCATACTTACCGGAGCCTTTTTGATTCAGACGGTCCCAAGAAAGATTATAGGAGATCAGTATTAGCAATGGCATGGTGTCGATTAGGTCATAGAGCCGAAGTTCTCAGATGCTATCGGTAAAACACTCGCCTGTGGGAGCTTGTCAAAAATGCAGATCCCCTGGCCCCACTCCGGGCATTCTGAATTGATTTATGATGGGTCCTAGGAACCTGCATTTTTCAAAGCACCCATATAACTCTGATGCATCAGGCTTTGAGACACATCgctagaggggcagagagctttGCTCTAGGGAGGGATGAAGAGGACCTCTGTTTCTGGCTTCTCATCTGAGGCGTTaaatcatgtaaaaatatttaggtCCTTTTACGGTTCAAGAAGAGATTGGGATTGTACCTTCAAAGCCATTCAGAACCTTAGTGTTTTCagtaagagaaaaaaggggaagaatgagagaaaaagtaTTAATGGAGGGGAGTATTAGGATCTATGTTGACCTTTCTGGATCCGTCACCCCTCAGACTTACCCACCCCACAAAACATGGCTGCCAGTCTCTTCTCCCCTTGATCAGCCCATGGACATTTTCTGGAACTGTCAGAATGAGACATTGACCCCCAAAGGAAAAGCAATGGTAAAGAACCCTCCTAATAACTCCCGTGTCTGTTCTGGTCCCCTAATCTTCTTTCCTAAAAGGGGTTTTACTTAAAGGAAATCTCCTGGTGTTTTCTTTGAGGTGGACACAGCTATTCCTGTCTTCATTGATTTCTTCATCTAAGTGAGAAGTGGCCATTTTAGTTTTTCCTACCATTTCTCATGGCTTTTTGTTCCTGGCTTGACCCAAACTGAGGACAGTATTAGGAGACATCTTTGGGGAAGGGCCAGGGGGTGTTTAAGGGTCTAGAATATGGAATCTCACAGCTATTTGTACCCTCAAAGTTTGAGAAAGACCAGtgctttcattttacagagggtGGTGAGGCATAGAAACGTTGAGTAACTTGCTGCAGATACACAGCTGGTTGGTGGATACTGGGTTGAAGAGTTTCGATTGCATCCAATAGGAACAGAGAATCACTGAGCACAGAGCAGATTTTCAAGGAAAGTTCATACCTAGACCCACTCAGGGCCCAACCAAAACTGGTAGGTAATAGGCTCTTCAGTGTTCAGATCACTTCAAAAAAAGGCAAGCAGTGGTGGGGGGATGGCTCATCAAGCTCTGCTCTTCCTCCAGTCACTGAGTTTTCCCCTCAAGCCTGGGAAACTCCAGGAAGTCTTGAAAAGAACTTCACAGAGGCCGACAGTTGAGGACGGTTGACCGAACGGGCTGAACCTAGAGAAGGGAGCGAGCTGGGAAGATCCTCCCTTATTGTCAGGTCAGCAAAATCCCTGTTGGACCTCTCCACTCCCCTTTCCCCCATGTTGATCCAGTCAGCATTATAAACCAAGATGAGATTGTCTCTTCAAAAAGTGGTgccaggggcgcgtgggtggctcagtcaattaaacctccaactcttgatttcagctcaagtcatgatctcacagttcataggttgagccctgcatcagatgattctctttctctcaaaataagtaaacatttaaaaaaaaaaaaaaaagaagaaattctagaTACATTTAGCTCCCCAATAACACATAAGACAAAATTGCATTTTCAAATCATTCCTTTTCATCAAAATTGAGAACTTCTCAATTAGAGgcaagtttttaaagaaactcctTCCTGTAAAAGTTCACCTAGTGGGGTAAGTTCTGAAAAGTGTATATTTGGCTGGATCGTACTCTCAAACTAGGCATAACCTTTCCTATCCAAGAtgaattaagacaaaaaaaactTCAAGTTAGTTCTACAATTATTTAACAACCCAGTGTCAACCATCTATGGACAGAATGAACAGGGGAATGGTTCCTGAGCTTTGCCGGAATTACCCCCATGAAACTTTTCCCCGGTTTCTGCAGAGTTTATGCATTTTGAGTGGGGCCAGAATTATAGCCCTCTTTACAGCTGGAGAAAGTGAGGCAGGGGAGCAGAGCATATACAGCATTTACTGTCACCCAGGGTTCCAAAAACTTGCCTAGACACCACCCTGGTTGTGGTGCCAGAGCTCAGCTTCAAGGCCAATTTCATGTCTCCAAATTTTTGGACACCGTACCTCTGTGTACTTCATTATACGTCTactaagatttttctcttattatatttTCTCCACTCTGTAAGTAATATATGCATGttattgttaaaatttaaaaatgacacagAGTGTTGCTTAATTGCAGTCTCACTGAGTGTTGATTtgatacttgattttttttcactcgATAACATGTCTTAGGAATTGTCTTCTACCAACATAAACAaacctatttcattattttaatcaaCCGCATGGATTTCCTTGTGTGGACAGACTGTTGCTCATTTAGCCAACTCTCCCATCTATGGATATTTAGGCTGTTTTTCAAAACAGTCACTTTTATTTGCTACAATCAAAGGCATTTCATGgcacataaaattttattgttattaacaCTCCTTGTCCTTAGAACCCCCACTTCGATACTAAAAGGAAGCACTCCAAGGACCGTGGCCAGATTCTGGCTCAGAAGACACCTTGTTCCACTGTTGCACTTATAATTGCTCATTTTGCtgtccctcttttttaaaatttttttttcaacattttttatttatttttgggacagagagagacagagtatgaacgggggaggggcagagagagagggagacacagaatcggaaacaggctccaggctccgagccatcagcccagagcctgacgcggagctcgaactcacggaccgcgagatcgtgacctggcagaagtcggacgcttaaccgactgcgccacccaggcgccccttgctgtCCCTCTTAATAGCCTTCCCAGAGCCAGCTGCTACTCACCTCCCCTGGCTCAGAGAAGTGGCTGACTTTGCCTAACTAGGAATCCAAGTATCCTTACAGCCAAGCCATGGCTCAGTTACACACTTGAAAATGCCAAAGGGAGGTCATAAAAGTGAAGCAAACAAGGTTCAAGGTTGTTTCCCTTCCACCACCAACGGGGAATGCAATCACCTGTATTTGGAAAGCTGAACAGCCTGGGGACATTTTGAGCAGGCTTGTGGTATCTGTCTTCACCTCCTCTCAAAGGACAAAGTCAAGACTAAAGTCCTCTTCTACCCAGGGCTCTGGATACAAAGTGCATGCACCCTGCTGTAAGCAACAGGGCACAAGCTTCCTTTTTGTGGGTATCGGTGGCCCCTGGCGAGAGAGGTAGGTGAGGGCTGTAGTTCTCACCGCCACACCTTAGAGCAGCTGCTTTGTTCTAGTAAATTACATGTCGCAACCCAAATTCTGCTACACACATGAATCCATGTCAACCAATAGGCTCACACAGCCACACAGACTGTTCTGCACGCTCAATGAAGCCAGCCCCATCTTAGGCCCTCATACAGCAAACAGCATACAAGGTTCAGCTGAGGCAAATGACACCGCATCCTAGCAGCACGTTTTGGCTGATTTTCTGGTGCAATCAGATGACAGAACGTTTCAGGTATGGCCCGATACACGATCTGACAGAGTCCTCGTACTCACTGTGGGGCTAGGTCTCCAAAGGCCATAACAGAACGTCTGACCCAGAGCAGCGCCATATTTAGCTGACACCTAGCAGGGTTGCTACATGCTCTTCTAGCCAAACCGCATGTCTTGAATCCTCCTT encodes the following:
- the ANKRD1 gene encoding ankyrin repeat domain-containing protein 1, whose product is MMVMKVEELVTGKKNNSGETGEFLPEDFRDGEYEAAVTVEKQEDLKTLPAHSLSLGEQQWKIEKEREAELKKKKLEQRSKLENLEDLEIIIQLKKRKKYRKTKVSVVKEPEPEIITEPVDVPRFLKAALENKLPVVEKFLSDKNNPDVCDEYKRTALHRACLEGHLAIVEKLMEAGAQIEFRDMLESTAIHWASRGGNLDVLKLLLNKGAKISARDKLLSTALHVAVRTGHYECAEHLIACEADLNAKDREGDTPLHDAVRLNRYKMIRLLIMYGADLNIKNCAGKTPMDLVLHWQNGTKAIFDSLKDNSYKTCRLASF